The window TCTCGAACAACCTCGCCGAGTTCGGCATCGACATGGACTTTTACGTTGAAGAGATGCCGACGTGGCAGGCTGAGACCGAAGACAACCTCGACTACGACCTGACGGTCCAGTTGAACTATGGGATGGCTCGAGATTACCACCCATATGCAGACTTCGATGATGTGTTCAACAACAACACGATGGGGCTGTTTACTGAACGCACCGGCATGATCGATGAAGAGGTTGAAGTACCCGAAGTCGGCAACCCTGACGGGGACACGGTTACGATCGACATCGAAGAGGAACTCGATGAGATGTCGACAGCTGATTCCGAGGAAGACCTCATCGATCACGCAACGACGCTTGCCTGGGTCCACAATCAGACGCTGCCAGCGCTTGTCTGTTACCCATGGGGCGGTGGGCACTACTGGGTGAATACTGAAGACTGGGACTTCGACCTCGAGAGCGATGACTGGCTGACCTCGAACCGCATCACTCACTACCTGCTCGAGAACGGTCTCGAGCCGGTCTAGGTCGGTATCTAACACTCATTTTTCGCGAACGGTATTCGCTGACGGAAGCAAGTCGTGATCGTACCCTGACTCACCCTACTCGAGCCGTCCTGACAGATGCGTGTGGAGACGAGGTGTTCACGGAAAGCTAAAACTAAGGTGATTGATCAAGAAGGTAGCTATCAATACATGCGTTACTACCAACTTCGCGAGGAGGGAACTCCCCATCTTGTCGTTGAAACTGCAGATACTCTGTACGATCTCACAACTGCGCGACCACAACTCCAGACATTCGAGGAACTGCTTGAGGCCGCAACGATCACAACCGACTCGATCGATACGCTTGTCGAAGGACTGCTCGAGGATGCAACGACTCGATCGATGGACATCCTCGAGAACGGGGCCGTCGCTGCACCGATTTCCTCCGGCGAGATTTGGGCGGCTGGCGTTACCTACCAGATCAGTGAAGAGGCTCGACAAGCCGAGAGCGATACGCCGGATATGTACATCGACGTCTACGAAAGTGACCGGCCGGAAGTCTTCTTCAAGGCCACGCCAGAGCGAACCGTTGGACCGAAAGAAGCAGTCGGAATCCGGGCTGATTCCGAGTGGGACGTGCCAGAACCGGAATTGGGAGTCGTCCTCGCGGGCGAAGAAATCGTCGGTTACACGGTTGGGAACGATATGAGCAGTCGCTCGATCGAAGGACAAAATCCGCTCTATCTCCCGCAGGCAAAGGTCTACGACAAGTGTTGTTCGATCGGTCCTGGCATCCGCTCTGCGGACTCGATCGACGATCCACACGACCTCGAGATGTGGATGACGATCAGCCGAGACGGCGAGGTGCTGTACGACGACTCGACGAACACTGGGAAAATGGTCCGAACAGTTGAGGAACTCGTTGAGTGCTACACGTCACACAACGCCGTTCCGGATGTCTCGATTCTGCTGACCGGTACCTCACTTGTCCCCGACGAAGAGTTCACGCTCGAAGAAGGCGACGAGATCGAAATCGGGCTCGAAGAGATTGGAACGCTCACGAACACCGTTGTCGAAGTCTAAGCAGCCCACAAATAGTCCGTACTAGACACTCGGTTCGACACTCGCAGCCGCCGTTGTCTGTATGCAAGCCTGTTCTGCGCTGTAACGTGAGTGACTGGTGAAAGAAAACAGGGTTCGCCAGCACAGAACAATCTATATGTGTGTTCAAACCATGCATACGCATATGCCAGAACCAAAACACCCCGTTCGGACTGTCGACAGAACCTTCGAGATTCTCGAGATTATTCAGGAACTCGATGGGGCGGGCATTTCTGAGATTGCTGAGCAGGTCGATATCGGTAAAAGTGCGGTTCACAATCACCTGACGACGCTTGCCAATCGCGAGTACGTCGACAAGGACGGCGACGAGTACCACATTGGACTCTCGTTTCTAGGCCTCGGGGCGTACGCTCGCAACCGCACGCCAATCTACGATACGGCTCAGAAAGAAGTCGACAAACTCGCCGACGACACTGGCGAACTCGTCAATCTCCTCGTCGAGAAAAACGGCCGCGGCATCTACCTCTACCAGGCAAAAGGCGAGAACGCGGTCGAACTTGATACCCACGAAGGCAAACGCGTCCCGCTTCACTGTACCGGACTCGGCAAGGCAATTCTCGGATTCCGACCCGACGAACAAGTCGAACGCATCGTCGAGGAGTATGGCCTGCCATCCGTAACGAACAAGACGATCACCGACCGCGAGGAATTCTTCGCTGAACTCGAGGAGATTCACGAGCAACGCTTTGCCGTCGACCGCGAGGAGCGACTCAACGGCCTGCGGTGTATCGCCGCGCCGATCACAGACGATAACGATGAGAGTATCGCGGCGGTCAGCGTTTCCTGCCCCGTCCACCGCGTCGGCGACGAACGTTTCTACGAAGACCTTCCAGAGGCCGTCCTGGGGACGGCAAACGTCATCGAACTCGAGCATAATTATTCGTAATTCGAGTAAACAGAGAGAACAGTATTCGCTAGTGGTGAACAGTAGGTCGGTTACACACCATCATGAACTGATGTGAGACGTGATCGTCGACTACTGCGACAAACTACTCGTCAGTGACTGCTGGCCAGCCATCGAGTCGAATCCGGATGTATACACCCTGGTAGCAACTATTATGGGTTGTGTTGGCAATGGTCAAGTATGGTGAAAGTTGCGTTTATCGGCGCTGGCAGTCTCACGTTCACACAGACGCTCGTTCGGGATATTCTCTCGTTTGCAGAGTTACAGGAAACGACGTTCGCATTGATGGATATCGACGCCGAGCGTTTAGAGCGAATCGAAGCGGCGACGAACGCACTCATCGACGAACACGACCTTCCGGCGACCGTGGAGGCAACGACAGACCGGCGCGAAGCCCTCACCGATGCGGACTACGTCGTCACAACAATACAGGTCGGCGGCGTCGAGCCCGTCGAGAACGAAGTTGAAATCCCACAGCGCTATGGCATCAACCAATCCGTCGGTGACACGCTCGGACCGGGTGGTGTCTTCCGGGCACAGCGAACGATTCCGACGATGCTCGAGATTGCCCGCGATATGGAAGAGCTGTGTCCTGATGCGCCGCTGTTACAGCACACTAATCCGATGGCGATGGTCTGTTGGGCGCTCGAGCGCGAAACGGAGATCGACGTCTACGGAATTTGTCACAGTATCCGCGGGACGGCACACGACATTGCGAACTACGTCGACGTCCCCTTCGAGGACCTCGAGTACTGGGTTGCTGGCATCAACCACATGGCGTGGTTTCTCGACCTCGAGTGCGAGGGAGCAGACCTCTATCCCGACCTCTATGACGCGATGGGTGACGACGAATTCTACGCCAAAGACATCGTGCGATTCGACGTGATGGATCACTTCGGCGCGTTCATCACCGAATCAAGTCACCACCTGAGCGAGTATTTGCCGTACTTCCGACATACGCAAGACGAGATCGACAACCTCGTCGAGAAAAGTGCATACAAATCAGACGAGGACGCGTTTGAATATTCGCCTGTCTGCTGGATGCCCACTGGGGAGTATCTCAAACACTGGCGAGCCCGCGATCCAGCGGACGAGTTCGACCTCGACAATCTTGATCTCTCGCTCGAGCGCTCGGGCGAGTACGCCGCCCGCATTATCCACTCGATCGAGACGGACGAGACTCGTCGAATGAATCTCAACGTGCCGAACGACGGCCGATTGATCACGAACCTGCCCGACGACGCACTCGTCGAGGTGCCATGTCTCGTCGATGGAACCGGGGTTCGCCCGTGCAGCGTCGGCGACCTGCCACCGCAACTGGCCGCGCTCAACCGTACGAACGTCAACGTGCAGTCGCTGGCCGTCGACGCCGCGATTGACGGTGACGAGGCTGCACTGCGACGCGCGGTCAAACTCGATCCGTTGACCAGCGCCGTCTGTACGCTCGAGGAAATCGACGGCCTGGTCGATGAGTTGCTCGAGGCGAATGCCGCGTACCTGCCGGCGTTCGACTGATCGCGAAAAGGGGTTGACTGATACGCGAGACCTACTCGAGGCTGATACGCGAACGGAACTCGGGGACGCCGCTGGGGCCAACGTCTGAAACGCGGAACAAGGCACCTGCGCCGTCGCCTTCCTCGTCGCGGTCGTTGTCAGTGAGTGCAGTCGTCAGGTACAGGTCCTCGTATTCTGGTCCGCCAAAGGTCGCCGAGGAGACTTTCCGTGCTGGAAGTTCAATCTCCTCGAGGACTTCGCCGTCTGGACTGTAGCGGACGACGCGGCCGCCGTCCCAGCGAGCCGACCAGATATCACCGTTTTCGTCGATGGTCATCCCGTCTGGGATGCCATCGTCGGTTGGGACCTCAACGAACGTCCGCTGGTTCGACAGCTCGCCAGTCTCGCGGTCGTAGTCGAACGCGTAGATGACGTGGGCTTCGGATTCGGTGAAATAAAACGTCTCGAGGTCGTCGGTAAAGCCCATGCCGTTGGGGATGTCGACGTCCTCGACAACGAGCGTGACACTGCCGTCGGGGTCGACGCGATAGAGGTCGCCGAGTTCGTTTTCGCCGGGCATCGTCCCACAGAAAACACGGCCCTCGGGGTCGGCGATGACATCGTTGAACCGCGTCTCGGCATCGCTGACTTCGGCGATCGGCTCGGCCTTGTCCGCGCCGGGCTCGAGGCGACTGACGGTGCCGTGAGTGAACAGGAGCAACGCGCCGTCTTCTTCGATAGTGTAGCCACCGAGTGGGACGCCGTCGGTTTGATACACCAGGTCGTACTCGTCCGTCTCGGGGTCGTACGCGAAGAGCTTGCCGTTTGGAATGTCGACCCAGTAGACCAGTTCCTCCTCGGGGTGCCACAGCGGCCCTTCGCCGGTGTGAGCGGTCGTATCCGCGACGCGTTCGTACTGTGTCATACCAAACCGTACCGCCCGTTCATACTTGAATTGTGCCGTCTCGAGCGTGACTCGCGTCGCCAGCACGAGAGCGATACGGAGCGTCTGGCAGTAACGAGAGTAGATTTGTCGGATACCAGTGTATAATGCTGATAAACCATTAGTTAGATGAAATCTCTGGCAGCGATCCCAGCAATCCAGCTAAAACAACTGTATCTGGCACAGGAGCGACTAGTACCGACAGTCCAGTAAAAAGATAGCAACCGACACCTACACAACGACATTGCTGGAGATTCAAAGAAGTATAGTTTCGAGGAAGCCAGCTATGGGCTCGTGGTTCGTATAGTGATAGAAAAAGCGGTATCTGAGAAGGTACTATAATCAGAGTGAATTATTTGCGTATGTGTCGGTTATCCGAAAACCAGAAATCGATTCTCGAGGAAGAGCTCCTACAGCGTATCCAAAATTCCGAGAACACGCTCTTCTGTGGCTCGGTCCGGGCCGTTCTCGCGGCCGTCACGATCACTCTCGAGGTGGTCCTCGACGGCGCGGGCCATCGCCTCCTCGAGTGGCGTCGACTCCCAGCCGAGGGCGGCGAGTTTGGCGGTCGAAAGCAGATGTGGATACTCCCGGTAAAGAACGTAATCGTCCGGCGCGATGCCGCCGGCCTCGAGTTCGCGCGGGCCGGCGTGGACGACGTCGACGCTCGTGTCTAACTGCGAAGCGATCAGGTTGATCATCTCCTCAAGCGTAACAGCGCGTTGGTCGCCAACGTTGTAGGATTCGCCGGGCTCGCCGCGTTCGGCGACGATGCGCATCGCGCGTGCAACGTCCTCGACGTAGACGCGCTGCCAGAGGTTCGTGCCGTCGCCAGGGACGAGGACGCGGTCGAAGCGATTGACGCGGTCGATCCAGAAATCGAGGCGCTCGGTGTAGTCGTGCGGGCCGTAGACGATTGGCGGGCGCACGGACATCGCGTTGACGCCTGACTCCGCTGCGGCGACCACCGCGCGGTCGCCCTCGGCCTTTCGCTTGCCGTAGGTTTCCTGCGAGTCGTCGGTCGCTTCCTCGGCCGTACAGGACTCAAGTGGTGTCCTGTCTTCGCGTTTTGGAATGTCTTCGCGCCCGTAGGCTGCGCCACTCGAGATGTAGACGTAGGCGTCACAGTCGGCGAAGATGGTTGTCGCTGCGCGAACGTCACGCGGGTAGTAGGCCACGCAGTCGAAGACGGCGTCAGGATCGACCGTCATCGCAGCGGCCTCGAGTGCGGAATCGTTTGTCCGGTCGCCTTCGATGTGGTCGACGCGGTCGTCGTCGGCGAAGGGGTTGTCGTGGTTCCCACGGTTGAAAATCGTCACATCGTAGTCGTGTGCAAGCAGTTCGGAGACGAGATGGCGGCCAATAAAGCGCGTGCCGCCGATAACGAGTGCGCTGTCCATACTCGCTCGTCGTCACTGCGAGAGAAAACGGTGGCGATGACCGCTGTCACGACCGACTCGAGCGCGCCGTCTGCTCGACGGTTTCTCGAGGTCGAACACTAGTGACTCAGTCGAAAAACGAGACGCCGATCAGTCGTCGCTCGCGGCGTAACTGGTCGAGTCAGCCTCGACGACGGACTCTGGGACACCAGGCAGTTCCTCGCGAACGTCGTCGCTTCCCTGCTCGGTGATCGCCTCGTGGTATGCTTCGGGCATGATCTTCACGAACGCCTCGAGTGCCTGCTCCCAGTTTGCGAGCAGTTCCTCGCCGCGGTCGGAGTCCGTGTAGGCGACGTGGTTTTCGACGAGTCGGCGGACCATCGCCTCGTCTGCGTCCTCGAGATCGTCGTGCAGTGAGACCATTCCAGTGTTTGCCTTCGCTTTGAGTTCCTCGTCTGGGTCGTAGACGTAGGCGACACCGCCGGACATTCCGGCTGCGAAGTTCTTGCCAGTCTCTCCGAGGACGGCGACGACGCCGCCGGTCATGTACTCACAGCCGTGGTCGCCAACGCCTTCGACGACGGCTTTCGAACCGGAGTTTCGGACGGCGAATCGCTCGCCAGCAACGCCGTTGACGTACAGTTGGCCGTCGGTTGCACCGTAGAGTGCGACGTTCCCGATAGCGACGTTCTCGGTCGGATCGTAGGCTGCCGACTCGGGCGTGCGGATCGCGAGCTTTCCGCCCGAGAGGCCTTTCCCGACGTAGTCGTTCGCGCTGCCCTCGAGGTGCATCGAGACACCGCTTGCGAGGAACGCACCAAAGCTCTGTCCGGCAGTTCCCTCGAGGTCGACCGTGATCGTGTCCTCGGGAAGCCCGGGTTCGCCGTAACGGCTGGTGATGCGGTTCGAGAGCATCGCGCCGACGGTTCGGTCGACGTTCGAAATGTCGGCCTCGAGTGCGACTGGTTCTTCGGTCTCGATGGTGTCTGCTGCGGCCTCGATCAGGTCACGGTCGAGTTGCTCCTCGAGTTCGTGATCCTGGTCGCGAATTTTGCGCCGGACGTCGCTTCCGGGGTCGGCGATGACGGCAGAGAGGTCGACCGTACGCGCTTTCGGATGGTCGATATCGTCGCGCTGGTCCAGCACCTCGACGTGGCCGATCATCTCGTCGATGGTTGCAAAGCCGAGTTCGGCCATGATTTCGCGCAGTTCCTGTGCGATGAACGTCATGTAGTTGATGACGTGTTCTGGCTCGCCGGGGAACCGCTTCCGGAGGTCCTCGCGCTGGGTAGCGACCCCAACCGGGCAGGTGTTCTTGTGACACTGCCGGGCCATCACGCAGCCGGAGGTGACGAGCGAGGCCGTCCCGAAGATGTACTCCTCGGCTCCGAGGAGGGCAGCGACAGCGACATCACGGCCCGTTTTCATGCCACCGTCAGCGGAGACACGAATCCGGTCGCGCAGGCCGGTCTGACAAAGCATCTGGTTGGCTTCGGCAAGCCCCAGTTCCCATGGAAGGCCGGCGCTTTTGATCGACGTGCGCGGGGAGGCACCCGTCCCGCCGGAGTGACCCGAAATGTGGACCACGTCGGCGTTTGCCTTTGCGACACCAGCTGCGACGGTGCCGATGCCGGCCTCGGAGACGAGTTTAACGTTGATGTCTGCCTCCTCGTTCGCCGCTTTCAGATCGAAGATCAGCTGTTTGAGGTCCTCGATGGAGTAGATGTCGTGCAGCGGCGGCGGCGAGATGAGGCCAACGCCCGGCGTCGATTTGCGGACGTGCGCGATCATCTCGTTTACCTTCTCGCCGGGGAGATGGCCACCCTCACCAGGCTTAGAGCCCTGAGCCATCTTGATCTGGAGTTCGTCCGCACTCGAGAGGTAGGTACTCGTAACGCCGAAACGGCCGGATGCGACCTGTTTGACGTTGCACTCCTTTTCGGTGCCAAATCGCTCTGGTGGCTCGCCACCCTCTCCGGAGTTGGACTTGCCGCCGATGCGGTTCATCGCAATCGAGTTGTTTTCGTGTGCTTCCGGCGAGAGCGAGCCGAGACTCATCGCGGCCGTCGAGAAGCGTTCGACGATGTCTTTGATCGGCTCGACGTCATCGACCGGGATCGACTCGCGGTCCGAATCGAACTCGAGGAGGCCACGAAGCGTCTGGAGATTCTGTTGCTGGTCGTTGATCAGCTCAGCGAACTCCTGGTAGCGCTCGTAGTCGTTCGCACGGACTGCCTGTTGGAGCGTACCAACGGTATCCGGGTTCCACTGATGGTGAATTCCATCGGAGCGGTGTTCGAATTCGCCGTGGCGGTCGAGCGTCGGCTTCTCTTCGGTCTCGACGAACGCCTGCTTGTGGCGTTCGCGAACGTCTTCTTCGATTTCGGCGAGGCCGATCCCCTCAGTGCGGTTTTCGGTGCCGTCGAAGTATTCTGTGACGAGGTCGGAATCGAGTCCGACGGCTTCGAATATTTGGGCGCCCTGGTAGCTTTCGACGGTCGAGATACCCATCTTGGCCATGATCTTCAGGAGGCCGTCTTCGACAGCGCCGACGTAGGCGTCGATGGCGACCTCGGTCTCGGCTCCGTCGGGACCGGCGGTGATGTCGTCGATTGTCTGGTAGGCCAGGTACGGGTTGACGGCGCCCGCGCCGTAGCCGACGAGCGTCGCGAAGTGATGGACCGTCCGCGGGTCCGCGGATTCGACAACCAGTCCAACGTGGTTACGCAGGCCGTTTCGGACGAGGTGATGATGAACGCCACCCGTCGCGAGCAGGCTTGGAATCGCAACACGGTCTTCGTCGACGCCACGATCCGAGAGGATGAGCACGTCGTGGCCGCCGTCTTCGATGGCCTCGACGACATCCTCGCGAACGCGTTCGAGTGCGGCCTCGAGATCCGAACCGACCTCGTCGCTTTTCGGTTCGTAGGTGATGTCGATGGTTGCAGCCGTGATGCCGTTCGCATCGCACTCCCGAATTGACTCGAGTTCGCCGTCGGTCAGAATCGGCGAATCGAGGACGAGTTGGCGGGCGTGTTCGGGCGATTCGGCAAGCAGGTTGCGCTGGAAGCCGAGTCGGGACTCCATCGAGGTGACGAGTTCCTCGCGGATGTAGTCGAGTGGCGGATTCGTCACCTGCGCGAACAGCTGTCTGAAGTACGAGAACAGCGGGCGGTTGAACTCCGTCAGTACCGACAGCGGCGTGTCATCGCCCATCGAGCCGACTGGGTCCTTGCCCTTCGTCGTCATCGGCTCGATCATGTTCTCGAGTTCGTCGTGCGTGTAGCCAAACGCCGTCTGCTGGTCGCGCAGATTCTCAACCGACTGCTGCGGGGCGCTCGAGTCGGTCGTCCGGACGTCCTCGAGTGAAACCTGTTCTTCGGCAACCCACTCGCCGTAGCGGTCGTCGGTCAGGTCGTCGAAAACCTCGTCGTCTGGGATGACGCGTCCCTCTTCTGGGTCGGCGAGGAACAACTGGCCGGGCTGGAGCCGACCGCGTTCTTCGATTTCCTCGGGAGGCCGCTCGAGTGCGCCGGCCTCGCTGGCCATGATGAGCTGGTTGTCCGTCGTCACGTCGTAGCGACACGGACGAAGTCCGTTACGATCGAGGACGGCACCGACGCGTTCGCCGTCGGTTGCCGCGACGAGTGCGGGGCCGTCCCACGGCTCGACGAGTGAGGCGTGGAAGTCGTACCAGTCCTTGCGGTCGGAATCCATTGCGTCGTCGCCGCGCCAGGCTTCGGGGACGAGCATCCGAAGCGCGTGTGCGAGATCTCGTCCGTCCTGCATCAGGAGTTCGAGGGCGTTATCGACGCTTGCGGTATCGGACTGGTCAGGGTCGTCGATAATCGGCTTGACGGCCTCGAGGTCGTCTAAGACCTCACTTTCGATGTCCGTCTCACGGGCGCGCATCCAGTTGATGTTGCCCTGAATCGTGTTGAACTCGCCGTTGTGGATGATGTTGCGGTATGGATGGGCGAGATGCCAGGCACCGAGCGTGTTCGTCGAGAACCGCTCGTGGACCATGACGAAGTTCGATTCGACGCGCTCGTCAGTCAGATCCGGGTAGTAGCTCGGAACCTGTTCCCCCTTGAGCAGGCCCTTGTAGACGAGCGTCTTCGAGTCGAGCGAGACAACGTAGAAGCGTTCTTTGTTCGCGATGTTGGCGTCCTCAACCGCATTCTCGAGTGCGCGTCGAGCGACGTAGAGTCGCCGGTCGAAGTCGTCCTCGGAAAGGTCGTCTCCGTCTGCGGGTGCAACAACGACCTGTCGTACGTCCGGTTCAGAGTCGACCGCTGTCGCGCCGAGGTCGTCATTTTCTGTTGGGACGTCGCGCCACTCGAGCACCTCGAGATCGTACGTCCCGAAGGTTGATTCTGCGAGATCGGCGAGTGAGTCGCGTGCCTCGTCGTCCTGTGGCATGAACAGCGAGCCGACAGCGTACGTCTCTGGAAGTGAGGTCTCGAGAACGTCTGCAAAGAACCCGTGTGGCGTCTGCAACATGATACCGGCCCCGTCGCCGGTGTTTTTCTCCGCACCTGTGGTCCCCCGGTGCTCGAGATTTTTCAAAAGATCAAGACCGTCCGCGACGACGTTGTGGCCAGTATCCCCATCAAGGTCCATGACGACGCCGACGCCGCAGTTCGACCGTTCGTCCGCTGGGTCGGCAAGACCCTGGGAACGCTCGGTGGATGACGCTCCGTGTGGCTGTGACATACACTCTCATAACGAGTTCTGTTATATGAGGCTACCCCATAATGACTAAGTGTATTATAGACACATATGGAGGAATATAATGCATATGGAGATAATTTATATTCATGGATCATTACGTTTACAGAGAGAATTTACTCGAGCGTATCAGTGATATCTAATAAAAGTAACTGGCGTTTCGAACGACAAACGTCCGGCTACAGCCGTCGCTCGTGTGCATTCGTTTCTCGGAAAAGGTTTTGTCAGAGGCACGTAGTGTTCACCCACCAAAGTGAACACCACAATTGTACATCCATCTCCATTGGTAAGCAACCTCGGGCTAAAGAGTTAGGCTATACTGATCGACATGATGGGTGGTGATAGCGATTGCTTGGTTTCAACTGGTGCTGCTTATCATCTCGTGGATGACCATCCTAACAATTTCAGTCCCCACCTGACGGAGTTGAGAACAGACCGGTTGGGGTCGATAGCTGATCGTATACCGTGTCGTCGTGCTCAGTAGCTCTTTGCGAAATACGCAATCTCGTCTGCCGGGTCGCCACAGACACCGCACTCGTCGTGGTCGGGTTCGGGCACGTCGCCCGACGACTCGCCGCCTTCATCCTCGAGTGGCTGCATGACGATTTCGGCGGCAATCTTCTCCTTGATGACCTCTTCGCAGGCCTCGTCGCCACACCACGGCGTCTTTACGTAGCCGCCGTGCTTGCCGATCGTTCCCAGAATGTCCTCCGGGCTGTGGGCCTCGCGAATATTCTCCGCCAGGTTCTCCTCGGCTGTGTCGTACAGTTTATCGAAGATGTCTTCGAGATGCGTATCGACAGCGTCGACGATCTCGTCGCGGTCCTCGACGGACTCCTCGTTGTCGGGCCGGTGGACGAGCGTGACTTCCTCGTCCTCGACCTCGTAGGGACCGATTTCCAGTCGGAGGGGGACGCCGTTCAACTCGTGTTCGTTGAACTTGAAGCCGGGGTTGCGCTCGTCGCGGTCGTCGAGTTCGACGCGGAAGCCAGCCTCCTCGAGGTCGTCGGCAATGGACTGGGAGTACTCGAGGACGTCGTCTTTCGTATCCTCTTGCCAGATGGGGACGATGACGACCTGTGTGGGCGCGATGGTCGGCGGGAGCACGAGCCCCTGGTCGTCGGAGTGGGTCATGATGAGTGCGCCGAGTGCGCGCCAGGAGAGGCCCCACGAGGTGGTGTAGGCGGTTCGGTCTTCCTCGTCCTCGTCGACGAAGGTGATGTCGAACGCCTCCGCGAACGATTGGCCGAGGTGGTGGCTGGTGCCACCCTGGACGGACTTGCCATCGGGCATCAGCGCTTCGACGGTGGTCGTCGTGTCCGCGCCGGGGAACTTGTCGTGGTCTGGCTTCTTCCCGCGCAGGACCGGGATTGCGAGTACCTCCTCGTAGACTTTCTCGTACTGTCCCAGTCGGGTCCAGACCTCCGCCCACGCGCCCTCGTCGCTCGCGTGGGCGGTGTGGCCTTCCTGCCACATGAACTCCTTCGTGCGGAAGAAGGGCTTTGTTTCGGTTGCTTCCCAGCGAACCACGGAACACCACTGGTTCAGTCGCAGCGGCAGATCACGGTGGCTGCGCGTCCAGTCGGCCATAAACGGCGCGATGATCGACTCACTCGTCGGTCGGACGGCGAGTCGCTCCTCGAGTTCGTCGTGGCCGCCCTGGGTCACCCACGCGACTTCAGGGTCGAAGCCTTCGACGATGTCCTTCTCGCGCTCTAAGAAGGACTCGGGGATGAACATCGGGAAGTAGACGTTGTCGACGTCGGTTTCTTTGAACCAGCCGTCGAGTGCGTCCTGAATGCGTTCCCAGAGGGCGTAGCCCCGTGGTTTCGTGACGATGAACCCGCCCATCGGCGCGTAGTCGGCGAGACCGGCCTTCTGGACGACCTCGGCGTACCAGTCGCCGGGTTTGTGCGATTTCGACTCGGTGATCCCGAGTTCCTGACTCTCGTCGCTCATACATCGACTCACTGCCACCGCAGGCTTAAACGATACGAAGGGCCGACGCACCTCGAGGTCGGCTACACTCGTTTCGAATGTGAGTGAAAACTATGATGTTTTATTACACCATACATTATATCCGAGGGTGGAATGGGAGACAATAACAATCGAGACCAGCCGCGATCGACAGTCGGCCGGCGAACGCTGTTGTCGGCAGGAGCAACCCTTGGCGCACTCACCGTTGCCGGTTGCTCCTTTGGCGGCACCGAGAACGCACAGGCACTTCCCGACCAGCCAACTGCCGACGACGGCACGGTCGCCTACCAGTACTTCCACGCCGAGTGGACAGAGATTGAGGCCGACGTACCCCGCCTCGCCGACGCCGGCATCGACGCCATCTGGGTGCAACAACCTGCTCGAGGAAAGCTCGGCTGGGACGACCTCTCGTACGACGGCGAATACGGCTACTACGATGAGACCTCACCCTACGGCTTTCGTGACCCGCATCCACCGGTTGGCTACCAACCTGTCGACCTCTCCGATCTCGACTCGACGTTCGGCACGGCGGACGAACTCGAGTCCATGATCGAGGCCTGCCACGCACACGATATCGAGGTCATCGTCGACGTGGTCGCGAATCACATGGCGACGGCAGACGGGCCGGATGGGGAGGTGGAACTCCCGCAGTTCGACCGCGACGAGCACTTCCACGACAACGGCACGCTCGGCGAGGACTGCCAACTCGACG is drawn from Natronolimnobius sp. AArcel1 and contains these coding sequences:
- a CDS encoding fumarylacetoacetate hydrolase family protein — encoded protein: MRYYQLREEGTPHLVVETADTLYDLTTARPQLQTFEELLEAATITTDSIDTLVEGLLEDATTRSMDILENGAVAAPISSGEIWAAGVTYQISEEARQAESDTPDMYIDVYESDRPEVFFKATPERTVGPKEAVGIRADSEWDVPEPELGVVLAGEEIVGYTVGNDMSSRSIEGQNPLYLPQAKVYDKCCSIGPGIRSADSIDDPHDLEMWMTISRDGEVLYDDSTNTGKMVRTVEELVECYTSHNAVPDVSILLTGTSLVPDEEFTLEEGDEIEIGLEEIGTLTNTVVEV
- a CDS encoding IclR family transcriptional regulator, producing MPEPKHPVRTVDRTFEILEIIQELDGAGISEIAEQVDIGKSAVHNHLTTLANREYVDKDGDEYHIGLSFLGLGAYARNRTPIYDTAQKEVDKLADDTGELVNLLVEKNGRGIYLYQAKGENAVELDTHEGKRVPLHCTGLGKAILGFRPDEQVERIVEEYGLPSVTNKTITDREEFFAELEEIHEQRFAVDREERLNGLRCIAAPITDDNDESIAAVSVSCPVHRVGDERFYEDLPEAVLGTANVIELEHNYS
- the melA gene encoding alpha-galactosidase — encoded protein: MVKVAFIGAGSLTFTQTLVRDILSFAELQETTFALMDIDAERLERIEAATNALIDEHDLPATVEATTDRREALTDADYVVTTIQVGGVEPVENEVEIPQRYGINQSVGDTLGPGGVFRAQRTIPTMLEIARDMEELCPDAPLLQHTNPMAMVCWALERETEIDVYGICHSIRGTAHDIANYVDVPFEDLEYWVAGINHMAWFLDLECEGADLYPDLYDAMGDDEFYAKDIVRFDVMDHFGAFITESSHHLSEYLPYFRHTQDEIDNLVEKSAYKSDEDAFEYSPVCWMPTGEYLKHWRARDPADEFDLDNLDLSLERSGEYAARIIHSIETDETRRMNLNVPNDGRLITNLPDDALVEVPCLVDGTGVRPCSVGDLPPQLAALNRTNVNVQSLAVDAAIDGDEAALRRAVKLDPLTSAVCTLEEIDGLVDELLEANAAYLPAFD
- a CDS encoding SMP-30/gluconolactonase/LRE family protein; its protein translation is MTQYERVADTTAHTGEGPLWHPEEELVYWVDIPNGKLFAYDPETDEYDLVYQTDGVPLGGYTIEEDGALLLFTHGTVSRLEPGADKAEPIAEVSDAETRFNDVIADPEGRVFCGTMPGENELGDLYRVDPDGSVTLVVEDVDIPNGMGFTDDLETFYFTESEAHVIYAFDYDRETGELSNQRTFVEVPTDDGIPDGMTIDENGDIWSARWDGGRVVRYSPDGEVLEEIELPARKVSSATFGGPEYEDLYLTTALTDNDRDEEGDGAGALFRVSDVGPSGVPEFRSRISLE
- a CDS encoding NAD-dependent epimerase/dehydratase family protein — protein: MDSALVIGGTRFIGRHLVSELLAHDYDVTIFNRGNHDNPFADDDRVDHIEGDRTNDSALEAAAMTVDPDAVFDCVAYYPRDVRAATTIFADCDAYVYISSGAAYGREDIPKREDRTPLESCTAEEATDDSQETYGKRKAEGDRAVVAAAESGVNAMSVRPPIVYGPHDYTERLDFWIDRVNRFDRVLVPGDGTNLWQRVYVEDVARAMRIVAERGEPGESYNVGDQRAVTLEEMINLIASQLDTSVDVVHAGPRELEAGGIAPDDYVLYREYPHLLSTAKLAALGWESTPLEEAMARAVEDHLESDRDGRENGPDRATEERVLGILDTL